From Parcubacteria group bacterium, a single genomic window includes:
- a CDS encoding choice-of-anchor Q domain-containing protein, whose protein sequence is MQNYKLKFKIIFLAILFCGVFGMAGESFAADVYFASSAAGSENGTDCANAYDLGDSYYGINNASNWIAGNTLHICGTITEPYNTNAITSAGDGSFGAPITVKFETDAVLTSPAWPNATGAIYISHNYVNVDGGTNGKIVATLDGTIGQACPGGTCAYQSEGTGINVAGSHCSVTKMDIENLQIHIANTDDGDFYTATGIVTTGDNNTIYSNTIKNAECAVYISGSGTEVKNNYSQYINRHIKIGASSNSSIHDNEMSDCYNWDEPSNFYHHNGIHAFCSGTSSNVKIYDNYFDGYYSKYPSVDSHTTSFGIFLNPDGGEGCIMDGYKIFNNLFISSYDPINYPANGRIVTGAWNHDLLTNLLVVNNTIIDNGVGGIGISLTDPDGTTIVKNNLIRNDAGTFISLYGSEIPWPDLSAIDYNFYCGDADNWSNQTGAIYSFSNWNTVGVYPAGECGFDQHGSQPTVSALNLQANGTLGVGSAAISAGFNLTALCSETPEICFDKNGVARPSSGLWDIGAYEYVSGESDTTPPTVPSGLAVE, encoded by the coding sequence ATGCAAAATTACAAATTAAAATTTAAAATTATTTTTCTTGCAATTCTTTTTTGCGGGGTTTTTGGAATGGCAGGAGAGTCTTTCGCGGCGGATGTTTATTTTGCTTCATCGGCAGCAGGCAGTGAGAATGGGACAGACTGTGCCAATGCCTATGACTTGGGTGATTCTTATTATGGTATTAATAATGCTTCCAATTGGATCGCTGGGAATACACTGCACATATGCGGCACCATAACGGAGCCCTATAATACTAACGCGATCACTTCGGCTGGCGATGGCTCATTCGGCGCACCGATCACGGTCAAATTCGAAACGGATGCTGTTTTGACTTCTCCGGCTTGGCCAAATGCCACGGGAGCAATTTATATTTCTCACAACTATGTTAATGTAGATGGCGGTACGAACGGGAAAATCGTCGCGACTCTGGATGGTACCATTGGCCAAGCTTGTCCTGGCGGGACTTGCGCCTACCAATCAGAAGGTACAGGTATTAATGTAGCTGGCTCCCACTGCAGCGTTACTAAAATGGACATCGAAAATCTTCAGATACATATTGCCAATACTGATGACGGAGATTTTTATACGGCGACAGGAATCGTAACGACAGGGGATAATAATACGATTTACAGTAACACGATCAAAAACGCTGAATGCGCGGTTTATATTTCTGGCAGCGGAACAGAGGTGAAAAACAATTACAGCCAATATATCAATCGGCACATCAAAATCGGAGCTTCTAGCAACAGCTCGATCCACGATAATGAAATGAGCGATTGCTATAATTGGGACGAGCCGTCCAATTTCTATCATCACAACGGAATCCACGCCTTCTGTAGCGGCACATCGTCTAATGTCAAAATCTATGACAACTATTTTGACGGTTATTATTCCAAATATCCGTCAGTAGATAGCCACACAACTAGCTTTGGCATATTCTTAAATCCTGATGGCGGAGAGGGGTGTATCATGGACGGGTATAAGATATTCAACAATCTTTTCATCTCGTCTTATGACCCGATAAATTATCCCGCCAATGGGAGGATCGTTACAGGCGCTTGGAATCATGACCTGCTTACTAATCTTTTGGTGGTCAATAATACCATAATTGACAATGGGGTTGGTGGAATAGGAATTAGTCTTACTGATCCCGATGGGACAACAATTGTCAAAAACAATTTGATCAGAAATGATGCCGGCACTTTCATTTCTCTTTATGGATCGGAAATTCCTTGGCCGGACTTGTCTGCTATTGACTATAATTTCTATTGCGGAGACGCTGATAACTGGTCCAATCAAACCGGCGCCATCTATTCCTTTAGTAACTGGAATACGGTCGGCGTCTATCCGGCCGGAGAATGTGGTTTTGACCAGCATGGTAGTCAGCCGACAGTTTCCGCTCTCAACCTTCAAGCGAACGGTACGTTGGGCGTCGGATCAGCTGCCATCAGCGCCGGGTTTAATCTGACTGCATTGTGCTCAGAAACACCGGAGATTTGTTTTGACAAAAACGGCGTCGCTCGTCCATCCTCTGGTCTCTGGGACATTGGTGCCTATGAATATGTTTCTGGAGAAAGTGACACGACGCCGCCTACTGTGCCTTCGGGGCTGGCAGTGGAATAA
- a CDS encoding choice-of-anchor Q domain-containing protein — protein MQKLKLKMFFLVVLFCGIFGLMEDSHAEELYIAQNVSGSDTGADCVNAHSVSWLNTSGNWGSGTNKISAGDTAHLCGTFSSPITIQGSGTSESPITIFFETGAKMSKNHWYQSGSNGDAAIYGSNKSYITIDGGTNGLIEATDNGTARTFQYDIAGVFFNNGSNVTVKNLAVYPLYERVEGTDANNICIGIGFDGISTNLTLQDNILKDASNGMYIGYRAGSSGAEISGNVCDDCGHSCVTVGSQNTNETMSDVQIHDNTFHKSRKWSGAPEIHTNLIHAWAVHEGSRLEGLEIYSNNFSGMCGTNSTALVFLEGYIYSPEIYNNVLVKEVDPDGACGNGLMNLKGSNYAVVANNTFIGLDGGLSLQVGGWGGGMDIGHIIKNNLIYNTSFVVEPYDYDAVAQCDYNVYYGDGVFSYGSWAQYDFAGWKAATASHGYNFDAHSTVSQPTLDANYASTATDVVAKDHGVSLSSYFTADNLGVPRPQGSAWDIGAYEYVSGESDMTAPGAPSGLMVD, from the coding sequence ATGCAAAAGCTAAAACTAAAAATGTTTTTTCTGGTAGTGCTTTTTTGCGGAATTTTTGGATTGATGGAGGATTCTCACGCGGAAGAGTTGTATATTGCTCAAAATGTATCAGGCTCCGATACTGGCGCGGATTGCGTGAATGCGCATTCGGTCTCATGGCTCAACACTTCTGGCAATTGGGGAAGTGGCACAAATAAAATCAGTGCTGGAGACACCGCGCATCTTTGCGGAACTTTTTCATCCCCAATCACAATCCAAGGATCGGGAACGTCAGAGAGTCCCATTACCATATTCTTTGAAACTGGCGCGAAAATGTCCAAAAATCATTGGTACCAAAGTGGAAGCAATGGGGATGCGGCGATTTATGGAAGTAACAAATCCTACATCACAATTGATGGCGGAACCAACGGCCTTATTGAAGCAACGGACAACGGGACGGCCAGAACTTTTCAGTACGACATAGCCGGAGTATTTTTCAATAACGGTTCGAATGTTACAGTTAAAAATTTAGCCGTTTATCCGTTGTATGAAAGAGTGGAAGGAACGGATGCCAATAATATTTGTATCGGCATCGGGTTTGATGGAATTTCTACCAACCTAACGTTACAGGACAATATTTTGAAAGACGCATCTAATGGAATGTATATTGGCTATCGCGCCGGTTCGAGTGGTGCAGAAATCAGCGGAAATGTTTGTGATGATTGCGGACACAGTTGTGTGACGGTCGGTTCGCAAAATACCAACGAAACAATGTCTGATGTGCAAATTCACGACAACACTTTCCATAAAAGTCGCAAATGGAGCGGTGCGCCGGAAATTCACACAAACCTAATTCATGCTTGGGCGGTGCATGAGGGATCGAGACTAGAGGGATTGGAAATATATTCAAATAACTTTTCAGGAATGTGTGGAACAAATTCAACCGCATTGGTTTTTCTGGAAGGCTATATTTATTCTCCCGAGATTTATAATAATGTTTTAGTCAAAGAAGTTGATCCTGATGGTGCTTGCGGAAATGGATTGATGAATTTAAAGGGCAGTAATTATGCCGTTGTGGCAAATAATACTTTCATCGGCTTAGATGGGGGATTGTCATTGCAAGTCGGTGGTTGGGGTGGAGGGATGGACATCGGGCATATTATTAAAAATAATCTGATTTACAACACCTCCTTTGTTGTGGAACCTTATGATTATGATGCAGTAGCGCAGTGTGATTATAATGTATATTACGGAGATGGAGTTTTTTCTTACGGTAGTTGGGCGCAATATGATTTTGCTGGTTGGAAAGCAGCTACCGCCAGTCATGGCTACAATTTTGATGCGCACAGCACAGTCAGTCAGCCAACACTGGATGCGAATTATGCGTCGACTGCAACAGATGTGGTTGCTAAGGATCACGGCGTTTCCCTGTCCTCCTATTTCACAGCAGACAATTTAGGTGTCCCTCGTCCGCAAGGCAGTGCCTGGGACATTGGCGCCTATGAATATGTTTCTGGAGAAAGTGATATGACTGCGCCCGGAGCACCGAGCGGACTTATGGTAGATTAA